In the Staphylococcus condimenti genome, one interval contains:
- the secY2 gene encoding accessory Sec system protein translocase subunit SecY2, translating into MKKYLKDYEYKILYKRIIFTCWILVIYIFGTHIPAVTTMSTNTSISDFYKMTAANVGGDYHALNIFSLGLGPWLTAMIFMTLFYYRDSERMMKQTRREKSAKERIFTLILALIQAYFVVFTLLSHVKIGQSERWLIILVLVTGAMILVWLSDLNMRFGIAGPMPIVMISIIRSIMRQNIALSELGPVLIITAILVLIIILLFLIFIEITEYRLPYLDVMDVSSRKEHTYLAWKLNPGGSIAIMISFAAFFVLNSAVNLIVQFFNSKHHGALNFLDFSTPTGITIFLLLQLLLSYGISRLLLDPKRKAKDFKKNGDFFPGVEPGKPTYQYLIHKARRISWLGAFIVTIIIGIPLYATLLIPQFSKEIYLAVQIIVLVYISLNIVETVKTYLYFDQYKSFLNRYW; encoded by the coding sequence ATGAAAAAATATCTCAAAGACTATGAATATAAAATTTTATACAAACGTATTATTTTTACATGTTGGATTCTGGTGATATACATATTCGGTACACACATCCCAGCCGTTACAACGATGAGTACCAATACCTCAATCAGTGACTTTTATAAAATGACAGCCGCAAATGTCGGAGGAGATTATCATGCGCTTAATATATTCTCGCTCGGTTTAGGTCCATGGCTGACTGCCATGATATTTATGACACTATTTTACTATAGGGATTCAGAACGTATGATGAAACAAACACGTCGAGAAAAAAGTGCGAAAGAAAGAATATTCACCCTGATACTCGCTTTAATTCAAGCATACTTTGTCGTTTTTACATTGCTTTCACATGTCAAAATCGGTCAAAGTGAAAGATGGTTGATTATTTTAGTATTGGTAACAGGCGCGATGATACTTGTCTGGTTATCGGATTTAAATATGAGGTTTGGTATTGCAGGGCCGATGCCGATAGTCATGATTAGTATTATTCGTTCCATCATGCGGCAAAATATCGCACTATCAGAATTAGGACCCGTTCTAATCATTACAGCAATCCTTGTGCTGATTATCATTTTATTATTCTTAATTTTTATTGAAATCACAGAGTACCGTCTGCCTTATTTAGATGTGATGGATGTTTCATCAAGAAAAGAACATACTTACCTCGCATGGAAATTGAACCCAGGCGGCAGTATAGCGATAATGATCAGTTTTGCGGCGTTCTTTGTATTGAACAGTGCAGTTAATTTAATCGTTCAATTCTTCAATTCAAAACATCACGGGGCACTTAACTTCTTAGATTTTTCTACACCGACAGGAATTACGATATTTTTACTATTACAACTTTTGCTTAGTTACGGTATTTCACGATTGTTGCTTGACCCTAAACGTAAAGCGAAAGATTTTAAAAAGAATGGCGATTTCTTCCCTGGCGTAGAACCTGGAAAACCAACGTATCAGTATTTGATTCATAAAGCACGACGCATCAGTTGGTTAGGAGCATTTATCGTAACGATTATTATCGGTATTCCATTATATGCAACATTGCTGATTCCGCAATTTTCTAAAGAAATCTATTTGGCAGTACAAATTATTGTATTAGTTTATATCAGCTTGAATATTGTAGAGACAGTGAAAACATACTTGTATTTCGACCAATATAAAAGTTTCTTAAATCGTTACTGGTAA
- the asp1 gene encoding accessory Sec system protein Asp1: protein MKYLIPAWYNEGKWWRDKAVPFYETHLTTEFDDMVSLGNMFEKHKEPFEIICLNYHSELRNFLYRNGLFESAYWSVFDEIQGFEQATPQPIDYRDLYWPEGTEFIYTPYIVKAYTGTHTSSNIYMSQEGYLTWIEDYQDTQIEKRYVFDDRGFLSSVTFFNENKQPERMAYLNREGKTVMEEYLETGEVKIAEDFLSRFKQAEYTSMDKVIKEFLTAYIKACQSHQNAYIAASDLRHNTLLAEVIDGKQLTFSLFSRRQPELSASDLNTISTAQHWLVDSQAQENKLKQYKEEADLTTDVMHHTPFPAEILPNLSSQLHETEIGLMIDGLSLEAVNAQLDVLIPYVQQKEELRLVLLTRHSRSQRAEALKGRIDEVNEQFAKAQPGYLLMDETQIAELKLVRFEFIPFEADVVKLISTLRIMIDLNTEPDLFLQISSISAGIPQINRYRTEYMRDKANGLLITHNNELPQALDTFLIGLKNWNFAFAYSVQLVEAYSSEKLVQQLNRFIEGETYGT from the coding sequence GTGAAATATTTAATTCCAGCTTGGTACAACGAAGGAAAATGGTGGCGTGATAAAGCAGTCCCATTTTATGAAACACATTTAACAACAGAATTTGATGATATGGTCAGCCTCGGCAATATGTTTGAAAAACATAAAGAGCCCTTTGAGATTATTTGTTTGAATTATCATTCTGAGCTGCGTAATTTTTTATATCGCAATGGTCTCTTTGAATCTGCTTATTGGTCAGTGTTTGATGAGATACAAGGCTTTGAACAAGCTACACCGCAACCGATAGATTATCGTGATTTGTATTGGCCAGAAGGCACAGAATTTATTTATACACCTTATATTGTTAAAGCTTATACCGGCACACATACATCCTCTAATATTTATATGAGTCAAGAAGGATATTTGACTTGGATTGAGGATTATCAAGATACGCAAATTGAAAAAAGATATGTGTTTGATGACCGCGGTTTTCTTTCCAGTGTGACGTTTTTTAATGAAAACAAGCAACCAGAAAGAATGGCTTACTTGAATCGTGAAGGCAAAACGGTGATGGAAGAATATTTAGAAACAGGAGAAGTCAAGATTGCTGAGGATTTTCTTTCACGTTTTAAACAGGCAGAATATACATCGATGGATAAGGTGATAAAAGAATTTTTAACAGCCTATATCAAAGCGTGCCAGAGTCATCAAAACGCTTATATTGCTGCTTCTGATTTGAGACATAATACATTGTTGGCTGAAGTCATTGACGGTAAGCAATTAACATTTTCTCTTTTCAGCCGAAGACAACCTGAACTGAGTGCCTCTGATTTAAATACAATCAGCACCGCACAACATTGGCTAGTAGATTCACAAGCACAAGAAAATAAGTTGAAACAGTACAAAGAAGAAGCAGACCTTACGACTGATGTGATGCACCATACACCATTTCCAGCTGAGATACTGCCGAATTTAAGTAGCCAATTGCATGAAACGGAAATCGGGTTGATGATTGATGGTTTATCGCTTGAAGCGGTAAATGCACAATTAGATGTTTTAATTCCGTATGTCCAACAAAAAGAAGAATTACGTCTGGTGTTGTTGACACGTCACTCACGATCTCAACGTGCAGAGGCATTAAAGGGACGAATTGATGAAGTGAATGAACAGTTTGCGAAAGCTCAGCCCGGCTATTTATTGATGGATGAAACACAGATTGCTGAATTAAAATTGGTACGTTTTGAATTCATTCCATTTGAAGCAGATGTTGTGAAACTTATATCCACACTCCGTATTATGATTGATTTGAATACGGAACCAGATTTATTTTTACAAATCAGCAGTATCAGTGCAGGCATTCCGCAAATCAACCGTTATCGTACTGAATACATGCGGGATAAAGCCAATGGATTGTTAATTACACATAATAACGAACTCCCTCAAGCTCTTGATACATTTCTTATCGGCTTGAAAAACTGGAATTTTGCATTTGCTTATTCAGTCCAATTGGTCGAAGCCTATTCTTCTGAAAAACTGGTACAACAACTTAATCGATTTATAGAAGGTGAAACATATGGCACGTAA